CTGTCGGTGGACGAGGGGTTCGCTCCGGAACGTGCCGAAGGCGCCGCCAAGATCCCCGAGTTCTGGGAGCCCGACCCCGAGGCCGACAACCCCGAGAGCCGCATCCGCTGGGGCCGGGTCTCCCTGGTCACCGTCGTGTCGGTCGCCGTCGCCGGCGCCATCTGGTCGCTGCTGTTCACGCCACAGGCCAAGCAGCCCGTGGACGTCACGGCGGCCGGCGGCGGCTCGGTGTTCGTCACCCCGGGAGAAGGCCTGCCACCGCTGGTCGAGGACCCGCCGCCTCCCGGCGGCACCGCCGCTCCGACGGTCTCGCCAGGCGCGAGCCTGCCGGCGGTGAGCCGTCCCGGCGCCGGCCTGCCGTCCGGCTCGGTGCCGCTGGTGCCGCCGCCGAGCAGCGGCGCGCCGTCCACCACACCGACGAGCAAGCCGAAGCGCTCCACCAGCGCGCCGACGAACGGCAACCCGGACGACCCGCCGCCTCCGCCGCGCACCACGTCCAAGCCGACGTCGTCCCCGAAGACGTCCTCGTCCCCCAAGCAGAGCTCGCAGCCGCAGTCGCAGCCGCGCACGAGCTCGCCGCCACCGCCTCCCCCTCCGCCGCCGCCTCCGGTGCTCGCCGCGTCGTCCAGCTCCGTGGACCTCGGGACCGCTCGCGAGGGGACCGTCACCGTGCGATCGCAGCCCGGCGCCATCCAGTGGTCCGCGATCGGATCAGATCTTGTCGTCTCACCTGGTTCCGGAAGCATCTCCAACGGCGGTTCCGCCGCCATCGTCGTCTCACCGCGCTCGGGCAGTGGCTGTGGTCAGAAGACCGCGCTCGTGTCCATCTCATGGTCAGGCGACAACCAGGGCACCAAGAACTCCGGAACGATCAGGGTGAACGTCAGCTACAACCAGCCCTGTTGACCGA
The window above is part of the Sphaerisporangium rubeum genome. Proteins encoded here:
- a CDS encoding sigma factor-like helix-turn-helix DNA-binding protein; the protein is MLRRDDPAALERLCREYGDHLYDYCQSLIAGEDALSATIGALYGAVAHTDRLYDPTRLRAWLYSLARAECQARLSGVTHTGSYARQGRSGSPELGIEVLACLEPREREILDLTLRHGLKSDEVARVLDISVDAVESFAAAGRKHAEQWLAAVMDARGHDPRCSVLPGLVKSWAESPTRLLRAHISRHVRSCKDCQAIKSGVTITALMTRLPILAGPEPAERLFSGSGESITAADNRTESWHPDGFPVQPDALEDPPPAQAPLSVDEGFAPERAEGAAKIPEFWEPDPEADNPESRIRWGRVSLVTVVSVAVAGAIWSLLFTPQAKQPVDVTAAGGGSVFVTPGEGLPPLVEDPPPPGGTAAPTVSPGASLPAVSRPGAGLPSGSVPLVPPPSSGAPSTTPTSKPKRSTSAPTNGNPDDPPPPPRTTSKPTSSPKTSSSPKQSSQPQSQPRTSSPPPPPPPPPPPVLAASSSSVDLGTAREGTVTVRSQPGAIQWSAIGSDLVVSPGSGSISNGGSAAIVVSPRSGSGCGQKTALVSISWSGDNQGTKNSGTIRVNVSYNQPC